The Amblyomma americanum isolate KBUSLIRL-KWMA chromosome 5, ASM5285725v1, whole genome shotgun sequence genome window below encodes:
- the LOC144135205 gene encoding uncharacterized protein LOC144135205, whose translation MMYLEGFLRYTVSKPNRLHRKGPIHTSCGKETTVVDLDISNEEPLMVQWDTSGHGSLYFSLTNVSASLQLRFSEKRSTEFVSNSGTTTAEHEDSVNITLHFGTIVPNFAHLDMIPPQGAKELSDKLVSITSEGLLKTMAMAPIHDFLERNFAPKLLRALKNFGNLSL comes from the exons ATGATGTATTTGGAAGGTTTTCTCCGATACACAGTTTCAAAACCGAACCGGCTTCATCGTAAGGGCCCAATCCACACTTCCTGCGGCAAGGAAACAACG GTGGTCGACCTGGATATCAGCAATGAAGAACCGCTCATGGTGCAGTGGGACACAAGCGGGCACGGATCTCTCTACTTCTCTCTCACTAATGTCTCAGCGTCTCTTCAGCTCAGATTCTCTGAAAAACGGTCAACTGAATTCGTCTCTAATTCTGGAACAACCACAGCAGAACATGAAGACTCGGTGAACATCACTTTGCATTTTGGCACAATTGTTCCCAACTTCGCCCATCTTGATATGATTCCACCACAGGGCGCCAAGGAACTCTCTGACAAGTTGGTGTCGATAACCTCAGAAGGCCTGCTGAAGACGATGGCGATGGCGCCCATTCACGACTTTCTGGAGAGAAACTTTGCCCCTAAACTTCTCCGGGCACTGAAAAACTTCGGCAATCTGTCATTGTAA
- the LOC144132858 gene encoding uncharacterized protein LOC144132858, with protein sequence MKHGGFARAIHLCLGFVFALAQPRQASPQQTSATNGTCDFSGLNLNAMIDSFVTHLPVEHTDPQYERYELLPGVSVGGFALYSGLNNLRPFGPVLAYCRDGSRFVQVDLAMSRGFVRFTLPWFSGNEARGATGLIASVKVTITFEIQNVADKAGSGSLQPKLVLHDGTMPVSLEDVYVFLERTDTFLDRAAPVIGKLFSGLSKDAFLYLAKPGMRDIFKNITEEEAKLP encoded by the exons ATGAAACACGGAGGTTTTGCACGTGCGATACACCTGTGCCTGGGGTTTGTCTTTGCCCTCGCACAGCCTAGGCAGGCAAGTCCACAGCAGACGTCGGCGACGAATG GAACGTGCGACTTCTCCGGTCTAAACCTCAACGCCATGATCGATAGCTTCGTCACACACCTGCCCGTTGAGCACACCGACCCGCAGTACGAGCGCTACGAACTGCTTCCTGGAGTTTCTGTCGGTGGCTTCGCCCTCTACTCTGGCCTCAATAATCTGCGTCCCTTCGGCCCTGTGCTTGCCTACTGTCGAGACGGCTCCCGTTTCGTCCAGGTCGATCTCGCCATGAGTCGGGGATTCGTCAGGTTCACTCTACCATGGTTCAGTGGCAATGAAGCCAGGGGAGCCACTGGTCTCATCGCTAGTGTGAAAGTGACCATCACATTCGAG ATACAAAACGTCGCTGACAAAGCTGGATCTGGAAGTTTGCAACCAAAGCTTGTTCTTCACGATGGTACCATGCCTGTTTCTTTGGAGGACGTGTATGTCTTCCTGGAAAGAACAGACACATTTTTGGACCGCGCCGCACCGGTAATTGGAAAGCTGTTTTCAGGCCTATCCAAGGACGCATTTCTCTACTTGGCCAAACCGGGAATGCGGGACATCTTCAAGAACATCACGGAAGAAGAGGCCAAGTTGCCCTAG